The following coding sequences lie in one Nitrospira lenta genomic window:
- a CDS encoding aspartate carbamoyltransferase catalytic subunit encodes MSLKHKNLLSLAPLSVEDIQLILETADSFKEVSGREIKKVPALRGRTVVNLFFEPSTRTRTSFELAAKRLSADVINFSPSSSSVVKGETLLDTARNIEAMQADIIVLRHSSAGAAETLARGVKSSVINAGDGWHEHPTQALLDLYTIRERGMAFKGLRVAIVGDVAHSRVARSNILALTKLGAEVRVVGPPTMIPLGIEKMGVRVFHHLDDGLRDVQVIMMLRLQLERQGRALFPTIREYARLYGLTSERVKMADPKAIVMHPGPINRGVEIAPEVADSLSSVILDQVANGVAVRMGVLYLMSGAN; translated from the coding sequence ATGAGTCTCAAACATAAAAATCTGCTCAGCTTGGCACCGCTGTCGGTGGAAGATATTCAGCTCATTCTTGAGACGGCCGATTCGTTCAAGGAAGTGAGCGGGCGCGAGATCAAGAAGGTGCCGGCGTTGCGCGGACGGACGGTTGTGAATCTCTTCTTCGAGCCGAGCACGAGAACGCGCACGTCATTTGAATTGGCGGCCAAGCGACTGAGCGCGGATGTCATTAACTTTTCTCCTTCGTCGAGCAGCGTCGTCAAAGGCGAAACCTTGCTGGATACGGCGCGCAACATTGAAGCCATGCAGGCAGATATTATCGTGCTCCGCCATTCGTCGGCGGGCGCGGCCGAGACCTTGGCGCGCGGGGTCAAGTCCTCGGTCATCAATGCCGGCGACGGCTGGCATGAGCATCCAACCCAGGCGCTGCTCGATCTCTATACGATTCGAGAGCGGGGGATGGCCTTCAAGGGGTTGCGTGTCGCGATTGTCGGGGATGTGGCGCATAGCCGGGTGGCGCGGTCCAATATATTGGCCTTGACCAAGCTAGGCGCGGAAGTCCGTGTGGTGGGGCCGCCGACGATGATTCCGTTGGGCATTGAAAAGATGGGGGTGCGTGTCTTTCACCATCTCGACGACGGCCTGCGGGATGTGCAGGTCATCATGATGTTGCGGCTTCAGCTTGAGCGGCAGGGGCGGGCGCTGTTTCCGACGATTCGCGAGTATGCGCGTTTGTACGGTCTGACGTCGGAGCGTGTAAAGATGGCGGATCCGAAAGCGATTGTCATGCATCCCGGTCCGATCAATCGCGGAGTCGAGATCGCGCCGGAAGTGGCGGATAGTCTGTCGTCGGTCATTTTGGATCAAGTCGCGAACGGCGTCGCCGTTCGCATGGGTGTTTTATATCTCATGTCAGGAGCGAACTAA
- the pyrR gene encoding bifunctional pyr operon transcriptional regulator/uracil phosphoribosyltransferase PyrR, with the protein MNREQERLIMDAGDIARALTRVAHEILERNKGVKDLALVGIRTGGVHLAHRLAKRIQEIEQAPVPIGDLDITLYRDDLSLRKEQPVLRTTSVPFDVSDKIVVLVDDVLFTGRTIRAAMDGLMDLGRPAEIQLAVLVDRGHRQLPIKANYIGKNLPTSRDEQVQVLLEEAGEDDRVVILKS; encoded by the coding sequence ATGAATCGTGAGCAAGAGCGGTTGATTATGGATGCGGGCGATATTGCCCGGGCGCTGACCCGTGTGGCGCATGAGATTCTGGAGCGGAACAAGGGCGTGAAGGATCTGGCGTTGGTCGGGATTCGCACGGGTGGGGTGCATCTGGCCCATCGGCTAGCGAAGCGCATTCAGGAAATCGAACAGGCGCCTGTGCCGATCGGGGATCTCGACATTACGCTGTATCGGGACGACTTATCGTTGCGCAAAGAACAGCCGGTGTTGCGCACGACGTCGGTGCCGTTCGATGTTTCCGACAAGATTGTCGTGCTGGTGGATGATGTGCTGTTTACCGGGCGCACGATTCGCGCGGCGATGGACGGCTTGATGGATCTGGGACGTCCGGCGGAAATTCAATTGGCCGTCTTGGTCGATCGCGGCCATCGGCAGTTGCCGATCAAGGCTAACTATATCGGGAAGAATCTTCCCACCTCGCGAGACGAACAAGTGCAAGTACTGTTGGAAGAAGCAGGCGAAGATGATCGTGTGGTAATCCTGAAGAGCTGA